In Vigna angularis cultivar LongXiaoDou No.4 chromosome 8, ASM1680809v1, whole genome shotgun sequence, the DNA window TACaatgttagtttatttaaaataaattattaattaatgtatcAGATCATTGTTTAcatttattaattgaaaatatgcGTGTAAAGACAAAAGAAAGGTTACACTTTAGTATTTCTGTAAAGTGTTggatttatagattttttttttcacttaagtAACATTTGTATCTCTTTTCAGCAATATATTGTGTAGATTATTTTCATTAGACGAGATATATATTGCACATTCACTAGTGTAGAACGggctatagacgtccgttctgtgggccttttgacgtccgacctccaacggacgtctatgcgggtgacgtctatgtggacgtccgttgtgtcaggccggacgtttatataaacgtccgttgtgtcaggccggacgtttatataaacgtccgttgtgtcaggctggacgtctatataaacgtccgctaTGTCAGatcggacgtttatatagacgttcATTGTAtcaggtcggacgtctatatagacgtccatatagacgtccggcgtctatatagacgtctatatagacgtctacTTGGTTGTATTGTTAGTGGTAGGGGTTGGGGGGTTGGACGTCCGTTTGTGCACTGCCGGAACAGCCTAAGAATGTAGCCCAAAAACAGTCAAAGGGATGGAAATCGAGGAGGAATGGCATAAAACGTAGcccaaaaacagtcaaagaatccgcccaagaacacgcaactGCAAAAAAACGTATCGAAAActatttttaatcggttcaaatcaaaggtatttcatcacagagcaatgtaatcggattgaaagttaatttaaacggtccaaaaaagaacaaacgcacctggaaaatcAATGGAGCAGACAGCGTTCGCGGGGGGAAGACGAGCGTAACtgctcgcgggttcgcgtttacaatattaatactgttatagacgtccgcgccctcccaggacggacgttctataatattataaacgtccgcgccctcccaggacggacgttcaagtggctgacatggggagttgaaacgttcagtgttcagcctagtgaacgtccgcccccctaccccggacgtctataatattataaacgtccgcgccctcccaggacggacgttcaagtggctgacatggggagttgaaacgttcagtgttcagcctagtgaacgtccgccccctaccccggacgtctataatattataaatgtccGCGCCCTCCccggacggacgttcaagtggctgacacatggggagttgaaacgttcacttgttcaggtcttaaacgtccgtctcgaccagGGACGAACGTTTAAGGGCTGGCATGGGCACTTGAAAACGTGCACTTGTTCAGCCTCTTAAACGTTCGTCCCCCTCAcacggacgttcataacattataaacgtccgtctcgcccaaggacgaacgtttaagGGCTGGTATGGGTACTTGAAAACGTTCACGTTTTCAgcctcttaaacgtccgtcAAACTCAcacggacgttcataacattataaacgtccatctcgaccaaggacggacgtttaagggctggcATGGTACTTGACAATGTTCACTTGTTCAgcctcttaaacgtccgtccccctatgacggacgtctataatattataaacgtccgtgtCGACCAGGGACGGACATCTCGAGTTCCACTTATTTATggatatgccaccggtcaattatttacgttggggatgttgaggacggacgtctatagggtgacgttaaaggtcatTTCTGCAGTAGTGATTGTTTACGTCTAAGTATTAGTTTCAACAATATACATGACTCTCATTTCAATCCAAACACCATGAATCACTGTCATTATAAGTCTTCAAATCTAAATTAAATGGTTTAACAATTAAACAAGCATCACATATTTAATCAActagaaaaagttaattaaaaaatatatataccaaaGAGTCTTGACAGTTATCCAAACCATGaatataactataaatcaaattttatatatatatatatatatatatatatatatatatatatatatattctatattcttatttataatagGTTTCTTACatttcaatcacaaaaaaaaactaactaaacTATAACACACTATACATCTTCGCCTTTATCCTTAGGGTTTATTTCAGTGAAATCTCATATTCTTTTATTGACACTCATCAGGTCAGGTGATTATTTCAAATCATATAATAAACACAAACAACAACTTAAAAAAgtactataatattataaaagaataaactcATAGAATTATAAAACATTCTATATCATAATTCATTTCCAAACCAAATCAAATCTAACCATACATATAAATTCCATATTTGATtaatcccaaaatatatatatatatatatatatatatatatatatatatatatatatatatatataaaatgtcaaACTATGATAAATTGTATACTTGTAATGGTGAAATAGTTGTCTCCTATCCCCTAATATCACGCAAAATTAGTTTGTTAACGACTTATGATCATAAACTAGGATCTTCTGCTACTCACCACATAATCCCCTTCCTTACTTAAGATTGAAGTGATTACTAAAGGTTTAGGATCACTTCCAATGATGAGTCCTTACATCAATAAATTACTCTATTTGAAATAATCATCAAGAATATCACCTTAAAAACTCTTTTTAAACCATACTTCAATACacatattattttcttattttaagaacttaagttattaattttattaaataaaaataattaaataataataaaacttttacaACTACACATAATCGAACGGATAGTAAGCCTCATGTTCGGCTATATAAAGGTAACCTAAAAGCTTAAAAATGCACGCCTCATTCGCTCCGCTTCCCTCTGTCTTTCctttttcattcatatttttgttGGAAGCCTAAACACCCAAAGCTCTTTCTGTCAGATGGTAAGTTCTCATAAAATACTGAcatcttcttattttttttaaagataattaaaaaataatgttaaatttatatgaaaccttaatttatattaatattttatgtcatATTATTGGTATCTGTTTGAAAAACATGACCTAGTTTATGTTCTTGTATATTCTTAATATACTTTTACATCTAGTTTATGTACTTGTATTCACAAATTATATTtcctattatttaattttctgtgaTTTTGATATCAGGTAAGAAGAGATCAAAAATCAATGGCGGCTGCTAATCAAATAAAGGATTTTATCTTTCACAGCAAAAGCATTACTGTATCATCAGGTTAGCATATAACAACTACAATACTGCTCAGATCTACATGTTTTAGAACATGCAACACTGTgcatgtaacatcccaaaattatacagtcatcaactatatacttagaataatcacatatattaataattcaaaacagttttaaagcaAAGGGAACGACAATAACGAaagtggccgaacggccttgCATGTACATAAttcaacgagcgttcacaaaataaaagaggacgaacggtttacaaaaactACTACCGAACGTCCTAATATTTACACAATCAAAAAGAGCGTTCGCTCACAACCGCTCGCTATTCTAACTACTATatctaaaaaccgaacgcccttactgttcggccttcacttctacttctacgagattggcgtcctccaaattttcttcttccagtgtttcttccagtaacgcctctccgtctactcacatccacacggatgatcattgcatagacaagacgaaagTTCATAGACGAACaacaacacaaggaaataacacagggtaagcttattgaatttaattcaagccagaacatacatttcatacatatcaaatatatcaaatgaatCATAACACATATATTCAATTCAACCATAACTCAAATCCAAATcgtgatactagaccgaccgtccggactgtatgaatcctgtgtagctaaggcgtccgtgcactcaggtggggtaactggaatgctcatcagtagccacctaaggttagtctgttctgtccaagttacaattatggactagacctcctgccattcccacgcatgacatgctcctctctacttgagaacgagcattcacggaatatcaggatggatcaccatctaagcttaccacgttcatacttacaaatctcaatatccattcaagaatcgttccaccctggaacgctcgttcaaatccacaatcacaatttcagttctcctagtgttcgcacatcttaattcatcctcttaaatacattttcattctatgttccactttcttaaaaagacgaacattcagcccccttcataatgaggacgaacgttaacatGGTACAGAGAGAGACACTCGTTTCTGACAGTAGGAAAACGAACGTCCTTTCAATAACGAACGTCatgaccacttgaatcagttaaaaGACTGATTCTAGAACGATTCAACTGATACTTAGAATAACTAAAATTTCAAGGACATTAGATTAATTCTAATTGAATAAGGACATCATAAAacttttagatattaaaacGGATACGAATTTACAAAAGGTACTacccgccagtcaatgaccgaacgcgataGTGGATATAaatttactgtttggacgaacgctaattaactgtatggacgaacgctatttccagttaggacgaacgctttttAAATTCAGGGCGAACGTTATTATCACTCGTTGCAATTTAcggaaagaacgagcgttcggtctaagaccgagcgctacttatcatttacacttttaggacgagcgttcggtataagaccgagtgcTACTTATGATAtttacgtttggccgaacgcgcAAACGTAAGGCTAATATAAGAGAGCGTTCGTTCTCAAagagaatcctttccaaatgacaGGGTTCCACTACTTCAAAGAATTTTACCAAGactaccgaacggtcaaagaccgtttcgatgacgaacgttcattttcataggattttcatattttcattccACATACAGTAACCATATTTTCCAGTATAAACTTTCATGCATTTAATCACTCATATCATGGCACAAATTCGTTCTTCTTCATACATCATCTCATCATAcaactcatttttcaatttaatccaATCATATAACATTTCATCATTTACACGCATCATTTCAGAATCATATTCGCATACCAAAATACAATAACATGAATCATACTTCAAGCAACACTTAAACGTACATGCAGTACAGCACAATCGcataaattaaatctaataagcttcccttacctggatagcagtgtacgcccTAATGCAAAAGTTGGGTTTGTCTCTTACAGCGTTCTACCCTCAGTTTCACTAGACACTTTCACTTGATCTAAATACCAAAATCAGAGATTACTCAGATACAGTCCATGCATGAACCGAGAGCATGGTTTCGTATGAAACCCTAAATGGACAACTACTAGAGAAGGGAACTTATCAGCTTAGATTccaattctgttcggtccaaaaggAAGATCATAGCTTGACGAACGTTCCTACAGTTCTGAAATGGAATTCGGAGAAAAGcttggtgagttacagtagagagaagtttgggaggttctagagagatggaggagaagaggaaaagtctgagtttggaagagaagaaggtGCGCGTAGAGAGTGGGAGATTTTccagaaaatttgtttttgttcaaaaCCCACTGTCagacggacgagcgtccctctaCACGACACCTGCACCCCACCACTGATTTCAGAAGTTTCCACTTTGACAAGTGGCGCGCATTGCTCGGTGGTGGATTTTTAATGTGCTGGACGCGTGGCTCGAAGCATTAATGGAAGCAAAGAGGTGAATCATCACAGAATTAAATGGGACGTGACAATCCCCctatctacaaaaattttcgtcctcgaaaattgaaGACTTACCTTGAAATAAATGAGGGTATAAGTCTCTCATGGCATCCTCAACTTCCCAAGTAGAGTCGCCAGTCTTGTCGTCCCATACTACTTTCACCAGTCGAACGTCCTTCCCTTTGTATAACTTAGTGCGAACGTCTTCAACGCGAACCGGCTTCATCTCCAGCGTTCGatcttgacgaagacgaacgtcctctagCTCCAATATGTGCGAGGGATCAGCTACGTACTTTCGGAGTTGAGAGACGTGAAATACCGGATGAAGGTTGGACAATTGTGGAGGCAAGGCTAGTTCGTATGCAACAGGTCCAATCCTTCTCAAAATCTGATATGGCCCCACGAActtgggagacaacttcttTGATCTCAACGCTCTTCCTACTCCAGTAGTTGGATTCAGCCTTAGAAAAACATGATCGCCAGCTTTGAACTCTAGTGGTCGTCTTCTCTTATCGGCATATGACTTCTGCCTGCTTCTGGACGTCTTCAATCTCTCTTGTATTAATTTCACCTTTTCAGTCGTTTGTTGAATGAGCTCCGGTCCCGTTAATACAttctctccttcttgaaaccagcAAAGTGGCGTGCGGCATTTTCGTCCGTAAAGTGCTTCGAAGGGAGCCATTCCAATGCTGGACTGgaagctgttgttgtaggtgaactctaCTAACGGCAGTACTTCATCCCAAACGCCCATGTGATCGAGTACGCACGTCCGTAATAAATCCTCGAGCGTCTGGATTGTTCTTTCGgattgaccgtccgtctgaggatggtacgctgaactcatttggagtttgctGCCTAGTTCGCTTTGCAACgactgccaaaaccgagaggtgaatcttgtgtctcggtcagagatgatgctggacggCACTCCATGCAAACGAACGATCTCTTTGATGTAGAGCTTGGCCAAGTTGGTCAtggacatcttcaagttgaTGGCTAAGAAGTGAGCACTCTTTGTTAGACGATCCACTATCACCCAAATGGAATCGTGATTCTTGACCGTGCGAGGCAagtgagtcacgaagtccattgaaatgctgtcccacttccattcgggaatctCCAAAGGTTGTAGTAGTCCACCCGGTCTTTGATATTCAGTCTTAGCACGTTGACATGTTAGACATCATGCCACAAAGCGTGCAACATCATTCTTCATCCCTGGCCACCAGAACGACTGCTTGAGATCGtggtacatcttagtcatgcccgGATGCATGCTAAGACAGCTGTGATGCCCTTCCTCTAATATCATCCGCTTCAAGTCTCCATCATTGggaacgcacgtcctacccATATAACGTAGTAGGCCGTCCGTCCCAGCATTGAACTCCTTTGCTTTATCTGTGCCGAGCGCGCCTCTTATCTTCACTAATTCTTCATCTTCAAGTTGCTTCATTCTAATCCTCTCGAAAACGTCACTGGATATCCTAAGGTTACAGCATTTGATGCTGTCCGGTTCTAAATTGAATTGCAACCTTAAGTCTCTAAAGCTTTCCACAAGGCTCAACTCACGTACCATCATGGACGACACATGCACCACCTTCCTGCTTAGTGCATCCGCCACAACGTTCGCTTTACCAGGGTGATAAAGCAAGTCGAAATCATAATCCTTTAGGAATTCAAGCCACCTCCGCTGCCTCATATTCaattccttttgatcaaagaggtacttgagactcttatGATCAGTAAAGACTTGGAAAACGGATCCATACAAgtagtgcctccaaatcttcagagcAAAGACGACGGCTGCCAGCTCTAGATCGTGCGttggataattcttctcatgtaTCTTCAATTGCCGAGAGGCGTACGCCACTGCTCGTTTCTCTTGCATAAGAACGCACCCCAAACCTTGGTGAGATGCGTCACAGTAAACTTCGAAAGGTTTGGCAGTGTCCGGAATTACCAaaactggagcgctcgtcaacttccgCTTCAGCTCTTGAAAACTagattcacaccgatcggtccaggCGAACGGGTGATCCTTCCTGGTCAGTTGTGTTAAcggtgctactatcttagagaatCCTTCTATGaaacgcctatagtagcccgcgagtcCCACAAAGCTCCTAACTTCAGTGACCGAGCGTGGATTCTCCCATTCCAAGACCGCTCGTACCTTAGCCGGATCAACTGAAATCCCACCAGCAGACACAACGTGACCCAAGAACTGtacttccttcatccaaaaATCACATTTGGACAACTTAACGTACAACTCCTTTTCCCTCAACACTCCAAGTACTAATCTCAAGTGTTCTTCATGCTCTTCACagctcttggagtagatgagaatatTGTCAATGAACACCACCACAAATTTGTCCAAGTACGGCCTGAAGATCCtattcatgtaatccatgaagaCTGCCGGAGCGTTCGTCACACCGAACGGCATGACCACATACTCATAATGTCCATACCGAGATCTAAAGGTCGTCTTCTGAATATCTCCTTCCTTAACCCGAATTTGGTGGTAGCCCGATCTCAAATCTATCTTGGAGAAAACGCTCGCTCCATGCAATTGATCCAGCAAATCGTCAATGCGAGGCAGTGGGTATttattcttgatggtcagcttattcaaTTGACGATAATCAATACAaagccgagagctgccatccttcttcttcaccaacaacacgggcgctccccaaggtgacacGCTTGGACGGATGAACCTTTTGTCCATTAAATTTTCTATTTGCTGTTTAAGCTCAACCAATTCAGCTGGTACCATTCTATATGGTTGAACGGATATGGGAGCCGCGGTCGTTACCAAATCAATGGTAAACTCAACTTCACGAACGGGAGGCAATCCAGGCACCTCATCCGGGAAGACGTCCGGGAATTCGTccacaaccgttcgtcctttagTGTACttattggacgaacgttcaaaactCTTATCCGCAACCTCTCTGTCTTCATGTGTCATGATCAAGAAGCAACTGGCGCCTTCCATTATATCTTCCTTAATTTGACTGAGCGTCACACCCAACTCTTCTTCATATTCCTTAGGAAAAATTAATTCCTTAGCcccacaatctatgagaatgcgattggtattcagccaatccattcccaaaattaCTTCTAAGTCTTTGAGAGGCAAACATATCAAATTCACCTTGTATCTACGCCCTTCtacctcaataggacatctaacGCACACGGTAGATGTCCTAACCtctccagccgctggggttgacaccaccaagtcgaactgcatctcaCTCTCAGCTAATCCCAGCTtatcaacgcacgccttcgagatgaaggagtgtgtcgcCCCCGAGTCAAACAATACACAACATTTCATTCCATATAGCAAGCACGTGCTGGTGATAAGTGTACCTGAACTCGCTGCTTCCGCACCCGTGATTGCATATACACGCCCAACAGCTTGGGCTCGACCACCTCTTCCTTGCTGAGTCCTTCCAGCGTTCGGCGGTCTCATCACTGCACGTCCGCCCATATTACACTCGTTCTCCAGATGACCGTTTCTTTTACATCGAGTGCAATATTTCCCTCCAACCAACTGAGGGCATGATGATCTAAAGTGGGGTCCTCCGCACTGAAAACATCTGACCGGCCCCGGTTGATTTGCTTGTCCAGCAACTACCATAGCTTGCGAACCACTCGACTGAGCTGGACGAGCGTATGGGGTCCTGTTCCGATTCACATTAGGTCTCGACAGAATTGGTCCTCTTGACGCCTGTTGTTTCTTCTGTTGTTCCGCCTCAGCCATATTTTTCTCTAATACTTTAGCCCTCTCAACCATGGCTGGAAACGACCGGATGCACAAACTGGAAATCAAGACCTTCAAATCACTCCGCAGTCCGTTCTCAAATTTCCTGCACTGCCACTCCTCACTGGTGGCCATCGTATTGAACCTCAGAAGATGTTTAAAAGTGTTGGTATACTCCGACACAGACTTCGCTCCTTGCGACAGTTGAAGAAACTCAACTTCCTTAGCGTAACGAACGCTGTCCGGGAAGTACTCCTCATAAAATTTGCCTCTGAAAACCGCCCAGGTGATGGGATTCTGAGCGTCCGTTAAGATGGCTTTCATACTCGTCCACCAGTGGCTAGCTTCACCAGTCAGTAAGTACTCTGTAAAAGCCAAGCGGCTTTCATCCGGACACCTCTTAGCATTGTAAATACGTTCCATGTCTCTTAGCCACTGGTCCGCCTCATCAGGAAGGCATTTTCCACTGAATTTggccggatggtgttggaggaaactctccaagATCCACTCAGCAGTAGGCGGGACGGCGTTGGAAGAAGACGCCCCTGAATTATGCCTGGTCGCTGCTAAAATCTCCATCAATTGTCTTTGTGTTGTTTCAGAGTTGGCACGTGAAGCTTCCAAACTCTGCATGGCACTCTGATTCTGCTGCATCAGAGTGGCATTTTGTTCCATCAGTGTCGTGTTTTGTTGCTGTAAGCGGTCTATCAccgtctccaacaacctagcgttgttggacgcaTCAGGTTCCGTAGGTTGgggtggaggagggagtctaggtgtCATTCGTTCTCTGGACACAGAGGAAAACGAACGTTAGTAACGTGCAAAGAGTTGAGAGAAATAACTCATTTAAACACatattaagcacacagcaaaaacacagtgcactcataacctacagtgtcctttaagagaacaaaactgctctgataccaataatgtaacatcccaaaattatacagtcatcaactatatacttagaataatcacatatattaataattcaaaacagttttaaagcaAAGGGAACGACAATAACGAaagtggccgaacggccttgCATGTACATAAttcaacgagcgttcacaaaataaaagaggacgaacggtttacaaaaactACTACCGAACGTCCTAATATTTACACAATCAAAAAGAGCGTTCGCTCACAACCGCTCGCTATTCTAACTACTATatctaaaaaccgaacgccctTACTGTTTGGCCTTCACTTCTACTTCTAcgagattggcgtcctccaaattttcttcttccagtgtttcttccagtaacgcctctccgtctgctcacatccacacagatgatcattgcatagacaagacgaaagTTCATAGACGAACaacaacacaaggaaataacacagggtaagcttattgaatttaattcaagccagaacatacatttcatacatatcaaatatatcaaatgaatCATAACACATATATTCAATTCAACCATAACTCAAATCCAAATcgtgatactagaccgaccgtccggactgtatgaatcctgtgtagctaaggcgtccgtgcactcaggtggggtaactggaatgctcatcagtagccacctaaggttagtctgttctgtccaagttacaattatggactagacctcctgccattcccacgcatgacatgctcctctctacttgagaacgagcattcacggaatatcaggatggatcaccatctaagcttaccacgttcatacttacaaatctcaatatccattcaagagtcgttccaccctggaacgctcgttcaaatccacaatcacaatttcagttctcctagtgttcgcacatcttaattcatcctcttaaatacattttcattctatgttccactttcttaaaaagacgaacgcccccttcataatgaggacgaacgttaacatGGTACAGAGAGAGACACTCGTTTCTGACAGTAGGAAAACGAACGTCCTTTCAATAACGGACGTCatgaccacttgaatcagttaaaaGACTGATTCTAGAACGATTCAACTGATACTTAGAATAACTAAAATTTCAAGGACATTAGATTAATTCTAATTGAATAAGGACATCATAAAacttttagatattaaaacGGATACGAATTTACAAAAGGTACTacccgccagtcaatgaccgaacgcggtagcggatataaatttactgtttggacgaacgctaattaactgtatggacgaacgctatttccagttaggacgaacgctttttAAATTCAGGGCGAACGTTATTATCACTCGTTGCAATTTAcggaaagaacgagcgttcggtctaagaccgagcgctacttatcatttacacttttaggacgagcgttcggtataagaccgagtgcTACTTATGATAtttacgtttggccgaacgcgcAAACGTAAGGCTAATATAAGAGAGCGTTCGTTCTCAAagagaatcctttccaaatgacaGGGTTCCACTACTTCAAAGAATTTTACCAAGactaccgaacggtcaaagaccgtttcgatgacgaacgttcattttcataggattttcatattttcattccACATACAGTAACCATATTTTCCAGTATAAACTTTCATGCATTTAATCACTCATATCATGGCACAAATTCGTTCTTCTTCATACATCATCTCATCATAcaactcatttttcaatttaatccaATCATATAACATTTCATCATTTACACGCATCATTTCAGAATCATATTCGCATACCAAAATACAATAACATGAATCATACTTCAAGCAACACTTAAACGTACATGCAGTACAGCACAATCGcataaattaaatctaataagcttcccttacctggatagcagtgtacgcccTAATGCAAAAGTTGGGTTTGTCTCTTACAGCGTTCTACCCTCAGTTTCACTAGACACTTTCACTTGATCTAAATACCAAAATCAGAGATTACTCAGATACAGTCCATGCATGAACCGAGAGCATGGTTTCGTATGAAACCCTAAATGGACAACTACTAGAGAAGGGAACTTACCAGCTTAGATTccaattctgttcggtccaaaaggaagatcacagctggacgaacgttcctacggttctgaaatgGAATTCGGAGAAAAGcttggtgagttacagtagagagaagtttggGAGGTTCTAGAGAAATggaggagaagaggaaaagtatgagtttggaagagaagaaggtGCGCGTAGAGAGTGGGAGATTTTccagaaaatttgtttttgttcaaaaCCCACTGTCagacggacgagcgtccctctaCACGACACCTGCACCCCACCACTGATTTCAGAAGTTTCCACTTTGACAAGTGGCGCGCATGCATGGCTCGGTGGTGGATTTTTAATGTGCTGGACGCGTGGCTCGAAGCATTAATGGAAGCAAAGAGGTGAATCATCACAGAATTAAATGGGACGTGACAGTGCACAgtcacaaaaataatatattaaattaagttaaat includes these proteins:
- the LOC108344277 gene encoding uncharacterized protein LOC108344277; its protein translation is MTPRLPPPPQPTEPDASNNARLLETVIDRLQQQNTTLMEQNATLMQQNQSAMQSLEASRANSETTQRQLMEILAATRHNSGASSSNAVPPTAEWILESFLQHHPAKFSGKCLPDEADQWLRDMERIYNAKRCPDESRLAFTEYLLTGEASHWWTSMKAILTDAQNPITWAVFRGKFYEEYFPDSVRYAKEVEFLQLSQGAKSVSEYTNTFKHLLRFNTMATSEEWQCRKFENGLRSDLKVLISSLCIRSFPAMVERAKVLEKNMAEAEQQKKQQASRGPILSRPNVNRNRTPYARPAQSSGSQAMVVAGQANQPGPVRCFQCGGPHFRSSCPQLVGGKYCTRCKRNGHLENECNMGGRAVMRPPNAGRTQQGRGGRAQAVGRVYAITGAEAASSGTLITSTCLLYGMKCCVLFDSGATHSFISKACVDKLGLAESEMQFDLVVSTPAAGEVRTSTVCVRCPIEVEGRRYKEYEEELGVTLSQIKEDIMEGASCFLIMTHEDREVADKSFERSSNKYTKGRTVVDEFPDVFPDEVPGLPPVREVEFTIDLLTIKNKYPLPRIDDLLDQLHGASVFSKIDLRSGYHQIRVKEGDIQKTTFRSRYGHYEYVVMPFGVTNAPAVFMDYMNRIFRPYLDKFVVVFIDNILIYSKSCEEHEEHLRLVLGVLREKELYVKLSKCDFWMKEVQFLGHVVSAGGISVDPAKVRAVLEWENPRSVTEVRSFVGLAGYYRRFIEGFSKIVAPLTQLTRKDHPFAWTDRCESSFQELKRKLTSAPVLVIPDTAKPFEVYCDASHQGLGCVLMQEKRAVAYASRQLKIHEKNYPTHDLELAAVVFALKIWRHYLYGSVFQVFTDHKSLKYLFDQKELNMRQRRWLEFLKDYDFDLLYHPGKANVVADALSRKVVHVSSMMVRELSLVESFRDLRLQFNLEPDSIKCCNLRISSDVFERIRMKQLEDEELVKIRGALGTDKAKEFNAGTDGLLRYMGRTCVPNDGDLKRMILEEGHHSCLSMHPGMTKMYHDLKQSFWWPGMKNDVARFVA